From the Serratia nematodiphila DZ0503SBS1 genome, one window contains:
- a CDS encoding papain-like cysteine protease family protein, whose translation MRAVPYECQWASPELAADLIAGRATLAQDENWARSGARDRAEYIEWANHVCGMACLKMVLGHRDGETPPLLELARCSLPYGAYVREGERIKGLIYAPFVEYVREQFALHAEVKVGLEAADVPALLSECRYFIASVHPAIRRPESTPPHRGGHLVLITAADAQSVTFHNPSGDSPATRERVCLPLSRFAAFFAGRGIAIA comes from the coding sequence ATGCGCGCCGTTCCCTACGAGTGCCAGTGGGCGAGCCCGGAGTTGGCCGCCGATCTGATAGCCGGCCGCGCGACGCTGGCACAAGACGAAAATTGGGCGCGCAGCGGCGCCCGCGATCGGGCAGAGTACATCGAGTGGGCCAACCACGTGTGCGGCATGGCCTGCCTGAAAATGGTGCTGGGCCATCGCGACGGCGAAACGCCGCCGCTGTTGGAACTGGCGCGCTGCAGCCTGCCCTACGGCGCCTATGTGCGCGAGGGTGAACGGATAAAGGGCCTGATTTACGCGCCGTTCGTCGAGTACGTGCGCGAGCAGTTCGCGCTGCACGCGGAGGTGAAGGTGGGGCTGGAAGCTGCCGACGTGCCGGCGCTGCTCAGCGAATGCCGCTACTTTATCGCTTCGGTGCATCCCGCCATTCGCCGGCCGGAGAGCACACCGCCGCACAGGGGCGGGCATCTGGTGCTGATCACCGCCGCCGATGCGCAAAGCGTGACCTTCCACAACCCTTCGGGCGACAGCCCGGCGACGCGCGAGCGGGTATGCCTGCCGCTCAGCCGCTTCGCCGCTTTCTTTGCCGGCCGCGGCATCGCCATCGCATAA
- a CDS encoding ASCH domain-containing protein, with product MATAIPQKYEHLERWAFGDTEQQADEVVQLILNGTKTATCSNLDGEGIPQAGDLFLVVDGKGKPVCAVELTAVEMKTYDQVDETHAFAEGEGDRSLAHWRKELQRFFEEYDLFSPDMTLVLMNFKVVDKF from the coding sequence ATGGCGACGGCAATTCCACAGAAATACGAACACCTTGAGCGTTGGGCATTCGGCGATACCGAGCAGCAGGCCGATGAAGTGGTGCAATTGATCCTCAATGGCACCAAAACGGCCACCTGTTCCAACCTGGACGGCGAGGGGATCCCGCAGGCCGGCGATCTGTTCCTGGTGGTGGACGGCAAGGGGAAACCGGTCTGCGCGGTTGAGCTGACCGCGGTGGAAATGAAAACTTACGATCAGGTCGATGAAACGCACGCCTTTGCCGAAGGCGAGGGCGATCGCTCGCTGGCGCATTGGCGCAAAGAGCTGCAGCGCTTCTTCGAAGAGTACGATCTGTTCTCGCCGGACATGACGCTGGTGTTGATGAATTTCAAAGTCGTCGACAAATTCTAA
- the yniD gene encoding small membrane protein YniD gives MGNKLGKMVVVLLLICLALLLLRWAAIAFG, from the coding sequence ATGGGCAATAAGCTCGGTAAAATGGTGGTGGTGCTGCTGCTGATCTGCCTAGCGCTGCTGCTGTTGCGTTGGGCGGCGATCGCCTTCGGTTGA
- a CDS encoding serralysin family metalloprotease — translation MSSSNASVKAEGVLALLGAYKPDEDDTITVLHPSKTFENAGLELVRGDRSWHDKSVTDTPVSLTYSFWEKAPGNMSSMGISGFSSFNAEQREQAKLSLQSWSDVANITFTETSNTAAANIKFGLFDYSSRGSYAFAYNPDTSPSVAGQTWYNAKNHTFVNNQIHENEYGRQTFTHEIGHALGLQHPGDYNAAPGVSITYAKDATYFEDSRAHSLMSYFSESNTGQDFKGAYSSGPLLNDITAIQHFYGANMTTRTGDTVYGFNSNTDRDFLTATGAQDKIIFTAWDAGGNDTFDFSGFGQNQRINLNEKAFSDVGGLKGNVSIAAGVTIENAIGGSGNDVLVGNAADNVLKGGAGDDVLYGGKGADQLWGGAGKDTFVYFAAEESTAAAPDWIRDFVRGEDKIDLTLFNTGSADGIRFVDQFSGKAGEATLSYDAQNHVSDVAINLGGAFDGSDFLVKVVGQPLDAGDFVLA, via the coding sequence ATGTCATCAAGCAATGCTTCCGTTAAGGCCGAAGGCGTATTAGCCCTGCTGGGCGCTTATAAACCCGATGAAGACGACACCATTACCGTGCTTCATCCGTCGAAAACGTTCGAAAACGCCGGCCTGGAGCTGGTGCGCGGCGATCGCAGTTGGCACGACAAGAGCGTGACCGACACGCCGGTCTCTTTGACCTACAGCTTCTGGGAAAAGGCGCCGGGCAACATGTCGAGCATGGGCATTAGCGGCTTCAGCAGCTTTAACGCCGAACAGCGCGAGCAGGCTAAACTGTCGCTGCAGTCATGGTCAGACGTGGCTAACATCACCTTCACCGAAACCAGCAACACCGCCGCCGCCAACATCAAATTCGGCCTGTTCGACTACAGCTCGCGCGGCTCCTATGCCTTCGCGTATAACCCGGACACCTCGCCTTCGGTCGCCGGGCAGACCTGGTATAACGCCAAGAACCACACCTTCGTCAACAACCAGATCCATGAGAACGAGTACGGCCGCCAGACCTTCACCCATGAAATCGGCCATGCGTTGGGGCTGCAGCACCCGGGCGACTATAACGCCGCACCGGGCGTCAGCATCACCTACGCTAAAGACGCGACCTACTTTGAGGACAGCCGCGCGCACAGCCTGATGAGCTATTTCAGCGAAAGCAACACCGGGCAGGACTTTAAAGGCGCGTACTCTTCCGGGCCGTTGCTCAACGACATCACGGCGATCCAGCATTTCTACGGCGCCAACATGACCACCCGCACCGGCGATACGGTTTACGGTTTCAATTCCAACACCGATCGCGACTTCCTCACCGCCACCGGCGCGCAGGACAAAATAATCTTCACCGCCTGGGACGCCGGCGGCAACGACACCTTCGATTTCTCCGGCTTTGGCCAGAATCAGCGCATCAACCTGAATGAAAAGGCGTTCTCGGACGTCGGCGGCCTGAAAGGCAACGTGTCTATCGCTGCCGGCGTAACGATTGAAAACGCCATCGGCGGGTCGGGTAACGATGTGCTGGTGGGCAACGCCGCCGATAACGTGCTCAAGGGCGGCGCGGGCGATGACGTGTTGTACGGCGGTAAGGGGGCGGATCAGCTGTGGGGCGGCGCCGGCAAGGACACCTTCGTCTATTTCGCGGCGGAAGAGTCAACGGCGGCGGCGCCGGATTGGATCCGCGACTTCGTGCGCGGCGAGGACAAGATCGATCTGACGCTGTTCAACACCGGCAGCGCCGACGGCATTCGCTTCGTCGATCAGTTCAGCGGCAAGGCGGGCGAGGCGACGCTGAGCTACGATGCGCAAAATCACGTCAGTGACGTGGCGATCAACCTGGGCGGCGCCTTTGACGGCAGCGATTTCCTGGTGAAAGTGGTGGGACAGCCGCTGGATGCGGGTGATTTCGTGCTGGCCTGA
- a CDS encoding 2-hydroxycarboxylate transporter family protein — protein MKQINAELACDKNTASSESSGLINQLRQMDIGAVPIALFITICAIVAISAYANFLPKNMIGGLAVIMTLGFALAQLGKSIPVLRDIGGPAILCLMVPSVLVYFNVFQPNVMGTVHLLMKDANLLYFVIASLVVGSILGMNRVILIQGMIRMFVPLVVGTITAVITGLLVGKLFGFTFYHTFFFIIVPIIGGGIGEGILPLSLAYSAILGSTPDVYVAQLAPAAVLGNIFAIVTAGVLARIGMQRKALSGDGMLIRSAQENAMFAIKEQGGNVDFQLMGGGLLVICAFFIVGGLFEHIVHIPGPVLMILFAVLCKYCRVIPASMETGAHSFYKFVSTALVWPLMIGLGMLYVPLESVVAVFSVGYVVVCGSVVLSMGLVSFLIAPYLKMFPVEAAIVTCCHSGLGGTGDVAILSASNRMGLMPFAQIATRIGGASTVIGATLLLGWLV, from the coding sequence ATGAAACAGATAAATGCAGAACTGGCCTGTGATAAAAATACGGCATCGTCCGAATCCTCAGGGTTAATTAATCAACTTCGTCAAATGGATATCGGCGCGGTACCGATCGCCTTGTTTATCACGATTTGCGCGATCGTAGCGATTTCCGCCTACGCCAACTTCCTGCCGAAGAATATGATCGGCGGCCTGGCGGTGATAATGACGCTGGGCTTCGCGCTGGCGCAGTTGGGAAAAAGTATTCCCGTGCTGCGCGATATCGGCGGGCCGGCCATTCTGTGTTTGATGGTGCCGTCGGTGCTGGTCTATTTCAATGTCTTCCAGCCTAACGTCATGGGCACCGTCCATCTGCTGATGAAAGACGCCAACCTGCTCTATTTCGTCATCGCCAGTCTGGTGGTCGGCAGCATTCTCGGCATGAACCGGGTGATCCTGATCCAGGGGATGATTCGCATGTTCGTGCCGCTGGTGGTGGGCACGATCACGGCGGTGATCACCGGGCTGCTGGTGGGCAAGCTGTTCGGCTTTACCTTCTATCACACCTTCTTCTTTATCATCGTGCCGATCATCGGCGGCGGCATCGGCGAGGGGATTTTACCGCTGTCGCTGGCCTATTCGGCGATCCTGGGCTCGACGCCGGACGTCTATGTCGCGCAGCTGGCGCCGGCGGCGGTGCTGGGCAACATCTTCGCCATCGTGACCGCCGGGGTGCTGGCGCGCATCGGCATGCAGCGCAAGGCGCTGAGCGGCGACGGCATGCTGATCCGTTCGGCGCAGGAGAACGCGATGTTCGCCATCAAGGAGCAAGGCGGCAACGTCGATTTCCAACTGATGGGCGGCGGGCTGCTGGTGATCTGCGCCTTCTTTATCGTCGGCGGCCTGTTCGAACACATCGTGCATATTCCCGGCCCGGTGCTGATGATCCTGTTCGCGGTGCTGTGCAAGTACTGCCGGGTGATCCCGGCTTCGATGGAAACCGGCGCGCACAGTTTCTACAAGTTCGTCTCCACCGCGCTGGTGTGGCCGCTGATGATCGGTCTGGGTATGCTGTACGTGCCGCTGGAAAGCGTGGTGGCGGTGTTCTCGGTCGGTTATGTGGTGGTCTGCGGCTCGGTAGTGCTGTCGATGGGGCTGGTCAGTTTTCTGATTGCGCCTTACCTGAAGATGTTTCCGGTGGAAGCGGCGATCGTCACCTGTTGTCACAGTGGCCTGGGCGGCACCGGTGACGTGGCGATCCTGTCGGCGTCGAACCGCATGGGGCTGATGCCGTTCGCCCAAATCGCCACGCGCATCGGCGGCGCTTCCACGGTCATCGGCGCGACGCTGCTGCTTGGTTGGTTAGTCTGA
- the pckA gene encoding phosphoenolpyruvate carboxykinase (ATP), translating to MSSRAVTPQTLARYGIHQAADIVYNPSYELLFAEETRADLPPLERGTLTQLGAVNVATGEFTGRSPKDKYIVRDDTTRDTVWWSDNGTGKNDNQPLSPEVWQHLKTLVGNQLSGKRLFVVDAFCGANADTRLKVRFITEVAWQAHFVKNMFIRPSDEELADFEPDFVVMNGAKCTNPDWQQQGLHSENFVAFNLSERMQLIGGTWYGGEMKKGLFSIMNYLLPLQGIASMHCSANVGEQGDVAVFFGLSGTGKTTLSTDPKRQLIGDDEHGWDDDGVFNFEGGCYAKTIKLSPQAEPEIYQAIRRDALLENVTVLADGSIDFDDASKTENTRVSYPIYHIENIVKPVSKAGHARKIIFLTADAFGVLPPVSRLTPEQTQYHFLSGFTAKLAGTERGITAPTPTFSACFGAAFLTLHPTQYAEVLVKRMEAAGAQAYLVNTGWNGSGKRISIKDTRGIIDAILNGDIEQAETFTLPIFGLNVPTALPGVDPSILDPRKTYADESLWQEKAQDLAQRFIDNFAKYTVTPAGEKLVKAGPKL from the coding sequence ATGTCTTCACGCGCTGTTACCCCACAAACCCTCGCTCGCTACGGCATCCATCAGGCCGCCGACATCGTCTATAACCCCAGTTATGAATTGCTGTTCGCCGAAGAGACCCGCGCCGACCTGCCGCCGCTGGAGCGCGGCACCCTCACCCAACTGGGCGCGGTCAACGTCGCGACCGGTGAATTTACCGGCCGTTCGCCGAAGGACAAATACATCGTGCGCGACGACACCACGCGCGATACCGTCTGGTGGTCGGACAACGGCACCGGCAAGAACGACAACCAGCCGCTCTCGCCGGAAGTCTGGCAGCATCTAAAGACGCTGGTGGGCAATCAGCTCTCCGGCAAGCGTCTGTTCGTGGTGGACGCGTTCTGCGGCGCCAACGCCGACACGCGTCTGAAAGTGCGCTTCATCACCGAGGTGGCCTGGCAGGCGCACTTCGTGAAAAACATGTTTATCCGCCCGAGCGACGAAGAGCTGGCTGACTTCGAGCCGGACTTCGTGGTGATGAACGGCGCCAAATGCACCAACCCGGACTGGCAGCAGCAAGGGCTGCACTCGGAGAACTTCGTCGCCTTCAATCTGAGCGAGCGCATGCAGCTGATCGGCGGCACCTGGTACGGCGGCGAAATGAAGAAAGGCCTGTTCTCGATCATGAACTATCTGCTGCCGCTGCAGGGCATCGCGTCGATGCACTGCTCGGCCAACGTCGGCGAGCAAGGCGACGTGGCGGTATTCTTCGGCCTGTCCGGCACCGGCAAAACCACCCTCTCCACCGATCCTAAGCGTCAGCTGATCGGCGATGACGAGCACGGCTGGGACGACGACGGCGTGTTCAACTTCGAAGGCGGCTGCTACGCCAAAACCATCAAGCTGTCGCCGCAGGCGGAGCCGGAAATCTATCAGGCGATCCGCCGCGATGCGCTGCTCGAAAACGTCACCGTGCTGGCCGACGGCAGCATCGACTTCGACGACGCCAGCAAAACCGAGAACACCCGCGTCTCTTACCCGATTTATCACATCGAGAACATCGTCAAGCCGGTGTCCAAAGCCGGCCACGCGCGCAAAATCATCTTCCTGACCGCCGACGCCTTCGGCGTGCTGCCACCGGTATCGCGCCTGACGCCGGAGCAGACTCAATACCACTTCCTGTCCGGCTTCACCGCCAAGCTGGCCGGCACCGAACGCGGCATCACCGCGCCGACGCCGACCTTCTCCGCCTGCTTCGGCGCCGCGTTCCTGACGCTGCACCCGACGCAGTACGCCGAAGTGCTGGTGAAACGCATGGAGGCCGCCGGCGCCCAGGCTTACCTGGTGAACACCGGCTGGAACGGCAGCGGCAAACGCATCTCGATCAAAGATACGCGCGGCATCATCGACGCCATCTTGAATGGCGACATTGAGCAGGCCGAGACCTTCACGCTGCCGATCTTCGGGCTGAACGTGCCGACCGCACTGCCGGGCGTCGATCCGTCGATCCTCGATCCGCGCAAAACCTACGCCGACGAATCGCTGTGGCAGGAGAAGGCGCAGGATCTGGCACAGCGCTTTATCGACAACTTCGCCAAATATACCGTCACCCCGGCGGGCGAAAAGTTGGTGAAGGCCGGGCCTAAGCTGTAA
- a CDS encoding alcohol dehydrogenase catalytic domain-containing protein gives MKAVVMTGANRPWEIRQVPMPRAEPGQVLVKVHASGMCYTDVWATQGYGGDIYPQTPGHEVVGEVVEVGAGVHTRQIGDRVGTTWVQSACGRCPYCRENRPLTGQTAMNCPAPRTTGFAAQGGHAEYIAIAAEGTVLLPDGLSYIDAAPMMCAGYTTWSGLRDAAPLPHETVAVLGIGGLGHVALQLSKACGFDTVAITHSPDKHALAKQLGADRIVASGQALRENGGADILLVTTNDFDSAQEAMSGLRVDGRVVLCGLDFSKPFAISSEGVPFHMMRQRVIGSTHGGQHYLSEVLNLAAKGKVKPMVETFTLDQATEAYERLASGNMRFRGVFVPSAA, from the coding sequence ATGAAAGCGGTGGTTATGACCGGCGCCAATCGGCCCTGGGAAATCAGACAGGTACCGATGCCCCGGGCGGAACCGGGGCAGGTCCTGGTCAAAGTGCACGCCTCGGGCATGTGTTATACCGACGTATGGGCGACGCAAGGATATGGCGGCGATATTTATCCGCAAACGCCCGGCCATGAAGTGGTGGGGGAAGTGGTTGAGGTGGGGGCCGGCGTGCATACGCGGCAGATTGGCGATCGCGTCGGCACCACCTGGGTGCAATCGGCCTGCGGCCGCTGTCCGTACTGCCGCGAGAATCGGCCGCTAACCGGGCAAACGGCGATGAACTGCCCGGCGCCGCGCACCACCGGTTTTGCCGCCCAGGGCGGCCACGCCGAGTATATCGCCATCGCCGCTGAAGGCACGGTGTTGCTGCCGGACGGGCTGTCTTACATCGACGCCGCGCCGATGATGTGTGCGGGGTATACCACCTGGAGCGGCCTGCGCGACGCGGCGCCGCTGCCGCATGAGACGGTGGCGGTGTTAGGCATTGGCGGGCTGGGGCACGTCGCGTTGCAACTGTCGAAAGCCTGCGGTTTCGATACCGTTGCCATCACCCATTCGCCGGACAAGCACGCGCTGGCGAAGCAACTGGGCGCCGATCGCATCGTCGCCTCCGGCCAGGCGCTGCGGGAGAACGGCGGCGCGGACATTCTGCTGGTGACCACCAATGACTTCGACTCCGCGCAGGAGGCGATGAGCGGCTTGCGGGTCGATGGCCGCGTGGTGCTGTGCGGGCTGGACTTCAGTAAACCGTTCGCGATCTCTTCCGAAGGGGTGCCGTTCCATATGATGCGTCAGCGGGTGATCGGATCGACCCACGGCGGGCAGCACTACCTGAGTGAGGTGCTGAACCTGGCGGCGAAAGGCAAAGTGAAGCCGATGGTCGAGACTTTCACGCTGGATCAAGCCACGGAGGCTTATGAGCGGCTTGCCTCTGGCAACATGCGTTTTCGCGGCGTTTTCGTGCCGTCGGCGGCGTGA
- a CDS encoding LysR family transcriptional regulator, which yields MNAAYPFKQGDLFALTVFLAVATHRSFHAAAVELEVTPSAVSHSIKNLEQRLGVRLFNRTTRSVAPTEAGERLAAQLRPALSSISQALHEVDEWRATPSGTVRINASEGAVRLVLRPLLADFLREYPHIHLDIVCDGKLSDIVAEGFDAGIRLAEAVPQDMIAMRVSPPVRFAAIAAPGYFAVHGRPATPQDLLHHNCIRFRFDSGTIYRWEFERDGVSESIGVTGSLTLTDQPLMVDAAIDGIGIAFVPEHLALEALHDGRLERALDAWCPAYPGLCLYYSGHRHVSGALKALIEYLRAAQS from the coding sequence ATGAATGCTGCTTACCCGTTCAAACAGGGCGATCTGTTCGCCTTGACCGTTTTTCTGGCCGTCGCCACCCATCGCAGCTTTCACGCGGCGGCGGTGGAGCTGGAGGTGACGCCGTCGGCGGTCAGCCACTCGATAAAAAACCTGGAACAGCGGCTTGGGGTGAGGTTGTTCAACCGCACCACGCGCAGCGTGGCGCCGACCGAAGCGGGTGAGCGTTTGGCGGCGCAGCTGCGCCCGGCGCTGTCGTCTATTTCGCAGGCGCTGCACGAAGTGGATGAATGGCGCGCCACGCCGAGCGGCACCGTACGCATCAACGCCAGCGAAGGGGCAGTCAGGCTGGTATTGCGTCCGTTGCTGGCCGATTTCCTGCGCGAGTACCCCCATATCCATCTGGACATCGTTTGCGACGGCAAGCTGAGCGATATCGTCGCCGAGGGGTTTGATGCCGGCATTCGGCTGGCGGAAGCCGTACCGCAGGACATGATCGCGATGCGCGTCAGCCCGCCCGTACGTTTCGCCGCCATCGCCGCGCCCGGCTATTTCGCCGTCCATGGGCGCCCGGCGACGCCGCAGGATTTGCTGCATCATAACTGCATCCGCTTTCGCTTCGACAGCGGCACGATTTACCGCTGGGAATTCGAACGTGATGGCGTGAGCGAGTCGATCGGCGTTACCGGCTCGCTGACGCTGACCGATCAGCCTCTGATGGTGGACGCCGCCATCGACGGTATCGGCATCGCTTTCGTTCCTGAGCATTTGGCGCTGGAAGCGCTGCACGACGGGCGTCTGGAGCGCGCGCTGGACGCGTGGTGTCCGGCTTATCCGGGGCTGTGCCTCTACTACTCCGGCCATCGCCACGTGTCGGGCGCGCTGAAGGCGTTGATCGAGTATCTGCGCGCGGCGCAGTCCTGA
- a CDS encoding TetR/AcrR family transcriptional regulator translates to MANPNEEPLRDRGRPATPETALRAALTQATLALLLDGGYAAATVDAVAKRAGVAKKTLYRFAANRDELVAQAVSGWTEAFQPAFAQDAGRREAVAPLLETGLKAVAQQVLSAEAVGMFRLLQSDFPGREALLDSYQRNGIQRGRATVADWLRRQQQYGWLLARDWAQTSDLLLAMTIAEPLRQMTLGLLPPGSAIDERIAAAVALVMPGLLRGENADCAAL, encoded by the coding sequence ATGGCGAACCCGAATGAAGAACCGCTGCGCGATCGCGGCCGGCCGGCCACGCCGGAAACGGCGCTGCGCGCCGCGCTGACGCAGGCGACGCTGGCGCTGCTGCTCGACGGCGGATACGCCGCGGCAACGGTGGATGCAGTGGCGAAACGCGCCGGGGTAGCTAAAAAAACCCTGTATCGCTTTGCCGCCAATCGCGATGAGCTGGTGGCGCAGGCGGTGAGCGGCTGGACCGAGGCGTTTCAGCCGGCCTTCGCACAGGATGCCGGGCGGCGGGAGGCGGTTGCGCCGCTGTTGGAAACGGGACTGAAGGCGGTGGCGCAGCAGGTGCTGAGCGCCGAAGCGGTGGGCATGTTTCGGCTGCTGCAGAGCGATTTCCCGGGGCGTGAGGCGCTGCTGGACAGCTACCAGCGCAACGGCATTCAGCGCGGGCGAGCGACGGTGGCGGATTGGCTGCGGCGCCAGCAGCAATACGGCTGGTTGCTTGCGCGCGACTGGGCGCAAACCAGCGATCTGCTGCTGGCGATGACCATCGCCGAACCGCTGCGCCAGATGACGTTGGGGCTGCTGCCGCCAGGCAGCGCGATCGACGAACGCATCGCGGCGGCGGTGGCGCTGGTGATGCCGGGGTTGCTGCGCGGCGAAAACGCGGATTGCGCCGCATTGTGA
- a CDS encoding DAPG hydrolase family protein: MTHPSLLAPWGVNDINELLRPEPLRLEMGLSRSADGLLTVAVRTDLHGCKGRMLDWWFTFFENTQHINWWHPHDHVEHRGWDRHWKKGESYVGASIEAVEWLAELPPVAARLKFHAAEDFFAPQPLRQARDAQAISAAVCARIGFGDQVALDDNGDPCDGEMLHLVRDTPYGCVLRSRFLLGKACANAHDELADDIGFNLMRHCYNEFSYLAQFLPSLYYAENGREPAPLLW, encoded by the coding sequence ATGACACACCCTTCCCTGCTGGCGCCCTGGGGCGTCAACGATATCAACGAGTTGCTCAGGCCCGAGCCGCTGCGGCTGGAAATGGGGCTGAGCCGCAGCGCCGACGGCCTGCTCACCGTAGCGGTTCGAACCGATCTGCACGGTTGTAAAGGGCGCATGCTGGACTGGTGGTTCACCTTCTTCGAGAACACCCAGCACATCAACTGGTGGCACCCGCACGATCACGTCGAACATCGCGGCTGGGATCGCCACTGGAAAAAAGGGGAAAGCTACGTCGGCGCCAGCATCGAAGCGGTCGAATGGCTGGCGGAGCTGCCGCCGGTTGCGGCGCGCCTCAAGTTTCACGCCGCCGAGGACTTCTTCGCGCCGCAGCCGCTGCGCCAGGCGCGCGACGCGCAGGCAATCTCCGCCGCCGTTTGCGCGCGCATCGGCTTCGGCGATCAGGTGGCGTTGGATGACAACGGCGATCCCTGTGACGGCGAGATGCTGCATCTGGTACGTGATACGCCCTATGGGTGCGTGCTGCGCAGCCGCTTCCTGCTAGGTAAAGCCTGCGCCAACGCCCACGACGAACTGGCGGACGACATCGGGTTTAACCTGATGCGCCACTGCTACAACGAGTTCAGCTATCTGGCGCAGTTCCTGCCGTCGCTGTACTACGCCGAAAATGGCCGTGAGCCAGCGCCGTTGCTCTGGTGA
- a CDS encoding MFS transporter, protein MNQQTLDARRSRQALLAGSVGNFIEWYEFGVYGFLATVIAANFFTLQGENEITSLILTYAAFALAFFCRPIGAVIFGRIGDRIGRRPTLIAVLLLMTLATALIGVMPTYASIGVAAPLLLTLLRMFQGLFAGGEFGGAVSLMTEFAPKGKRGLFGAWQSLTVALGLLAGAGLVALLAALLSAQQLHDWGWRIPFLLALPMGAVALWLRLKLEETPTFTQAQQRAEHAAPPPEAKLGGVVKTILIGIGRMMGWSAAGYTFLVVMPSYLQTSLHATFQQALVATVLANVGFALTILPAGIISDRLGRKTVMLTAVTAVILFTFPLLHLLQDAQSSLWVKGLAVMIAGAVVGLLAGPGPAMLAEMFPTRVRYTGLGLAYSLSNAVFSGSAGLIITGLIKQTGNIDIPAYYVVATSVVSLFALMTLRRDDHLRSLSER, encoded by the coding sequence ATGAATCAACAGACTCTCGACGCGCGCCGCTCGCGTCAGGCGTTGCTGGCCGGATCGGTCGGCAACTTTATCGAATGGTATGAGTTCGGGGTATACGGTTTTCTGGCCACCGTCATCGCCGCCAATTTTTTCACCCTGCAGGGTGAAAATGAAATCACCAGCCTGATCCTCACCTACGCCGCCTTTGCGCTGGCGTTTTTCTGCCGACCGATCGGCGCGGTGATCTTCGGCCGCATCGGCGATCGCATCGGCCGCCGGCCGACGCTGATTGCGGTTCTGCTGCTGATGACGCTGGCCACCGCGCTGATCGGCGTCATGCCGACCTACGCCTCGATCGGCGTCGCCGCCCCGCTGCTGCTGACGCTGCTGCGCATGTTTCAGGGGTTGTTCGCCGGCGGCGAATTCGGCGGCGCGGTATCACTGATGACCGAGTTTGCTCCCAAGGGCAAGCGCGGGCTGTTCGGCGCCTGGCAATCGCTGACCGTCGCGCTCGGCCTGCTGGCCGGGGCCGGACTGGTGGCGCTGCTGGCCGCGCTGCTCAGCGCACAGCAGTTGCATGACTGGGGCTGGCGTATTCCCTTCCTGCTGGCGCTGCCGATGGGCGCCGTGGCGCTGTGGCTGCGGCTCAAGCTCGAGGAAACGCCCACGTTCACCCAGGCGCAGCAACGTGCGGAACACGCCGCCCCACCGCCGGAAGCGAAGCTGGGCGGCGTGGTGAAAACCATTCTGATCGGCATCGGCCGCATGATGGGTTGGTCGGCCGCCGGTTATACCTTCCTGGTGGTGATGCCTTCCTATTTGCAAACCTCGCTGCACGCCACCTTCCAACAGGCGCTGGTGGCGACGGTGCTGGCCAACGTCGGTTTCGCCCTGACCATTCTGCCGGCGGGCATCATCAGCGACAGGCTGGGACGAAAAACGGTGATGCTGACGGCGGTGACGGCGGTGATCCTGTTCACCTTTCCGCTGTTGCACCTGTTGCAGGATGCGCAAAGTTCACTGTGGGTCAAAGGGCTGGCGGTGATGATCGCCGGCGCCGTGGTCGGCCTGCTGGCCGGTCCCGGCCCGGCGATGCTGGCGGAGATGTTCCCGACCCGGGTGCGCTATACCGGTTTGGGGCTGGCTTACTCACTTTCCAATGCGGTGTTTTCCGGCTCTGCCGGATTGATTATCACCGGCCTCATCAAACAGACCGGCAATATCGATATTCCCGCCTACTACGTGGTCGCCACGTCGGTGGTCAGCCTGTTTGCGCTGATGACGCTGCGCCGTGACGATCACCTGCGTTCGCTGAGCGAACGTTAA